From Citricoccus sp. SGAir0253, a single genomic window includes:
- a CDS encoding branched-chain amino acid aminotransferase, translating to MEFAVHPQTSPVTEERRREILADPGFGQHFTDHMVSIDWTRGGEGGQDGGTWHDARIEPFGPLTLSPAAAVFHYAQEIFEGLKAYRHADGSVWTFRPQANAARLNRSARRLALPELPEEDFLESLRLLVSTDEAWVPDGEGQSLYLRPFMFASEAFLGVRPANEIAYKVIASPAGNYFGGELKPVSIWVSRDFARAGHGGTGAAKFGGNYAASLAAQLEASAHGCDQVLFLDPVRDNAVEELGGMNVFFVFRDGSLVTPELTGTILEGVTRSSVLQLGRDRGLDVVERRITLDEWREGVAGGEITEVFACGTAAVITPIGRLVDGEEHFDSPAVTPGDSVALDIRHELLDLQTGHGEDRHGWLYRLA from the coding sequence ATGGAATTCGCCGTCCACCCCCAGACCTCGCCCGTCACCGAGGAGAGGCGGCGGGAGATCCTGGCAGACCCCGGCTTCGGCCAGCACTTCACGGACCACATGGTCTCGATCGACTGGACCCGCGGCGGCGAGGGCGGGCAGGACGGCGGCACGTGGCACGACGCCCGGATCGAGCCCTTCGGACCGCTCACCCTCTCCCCGGCGGCCGCGGTGTTCCACTACGCGCAGGAGATCTTCGAGGGCCTCAAGGCCTACCGCCACGCCGACGGCTCCGTGTGGACGTTCCGCCCGCAGGCCAACGCGGCCCGGCTGAACCGCTCCGCGCGCCGGCTGGCCCTGCCGGAGCTGCCGGAGGAGGACTTCCTCGAGTCCCTGCGGCTGCTGGTGTCCACGGACGAGGCCTGGGTGCCGGACGGCGAGGGCCAGTCCCTGTACCTGCGCCCGTTCATGTTCGCCTCCGAGGCGTTCCTCGGGGTGCGCCCGGCCAACGAGATCGCCTACAAGGTGATCGCCTCCCCGGCCGGCAACTACTTCGGCGGCGAGCTCAAGCCCGTCTCCATCTGGGTGTCCCGGGACTTCGCCCGCGCCGGCCACGGCGGCACGGGCGCCGCCAAGTTCGGCGGCAACTACGCGGCCTCCCTCGCGGCCCAGCTGGAGGCCTCGGCGCACGGCTGCGACCAGGTCCTGTTCCTGGATCCCGTGCGGGACAACGCGGTCGAGGAGCTCGGCGGCATGAACGTCTTCTTCGTGTTCCGGGACGGCTCGCTCGTCACCCCGGAGCTGACGGGCACCATCCTCGAGGGCGTGACGCGCTCCTCCGTGCTGCAGCTGGGCCGGGACCGCGGACTGGACGTGGTGGAGCGGCGGATCACCCTGGACGAGTGGCGCGAGGGCGTGGCCGGCGGCGAGATCACCGAGGTCTTCGCGTGCGGCACGGCCGCCGTCATCACGCCGATCGGGCGGCTGGTGGACGGGGAGGAGCACTTCGACTCCCCGGCCGTCACCCCGGGCGACTCCGTGGCCCTGGACATCCGCCATGAGCTGCTGGACCTGCAGACCGGCCACGGCGAGGACCGCCACGGCTGGCTCTACCGCCTGGCCTGA
- a CDS encoding fumarylacetoacetate hydrolase family protein, with translation MRIARFVAQSEPVYGIVEGEPDAPAEELTVTELHGDPFFQGIQPTSTRHALADVRLVAPIIPRSKVVGVGRNWADHAAELGNEVPDRPQFFLKPNTSVVGPGEPVTLPSWSEEVSYEAELAVVIGTICKDVPLGRVDDVVFGYTVANDLTARDAQRSDLQWARAKGFDGACPLGPWIETGLDSSATEDLRITMALDGRTVQDGTTADMVFGVREIVAAASEAFTLLPGDVILTGTPAGVGTVEAGQRTEASIEGIGTLASVYRR, from the coding sequence ATGCGCATCGCCCGTTTCGTCGCCCAGTCAGAGCCCGTGTACGGCATCGTCGAGGGGGAGCCGGATGCCCCCGCGGAGGAGCTGACGGTCACCGAGCTGCACGGTGACCCGTTCTTCCAGGGCATCCAGCCCACCTCCACGCGGCACGCCCTGGCCGACGTGCGGCTGGTGGCCCCCATCATCCCGCGGTCCAAGGTGGTCGGCGTCGGGCGCAACTGGGCGGACCACGCCGCCGAGCTGGGCAACGAGGTCCCGGACCGCCCGCAGTTCTTCCTCAAGCCGAACACCTCCGTGGTGGGCCCGGGGGAGCCGGTCACGCTGCCGTCCTGGTCCGAGGAGGTCTCCTACGAGGCGGAACTGGCGGTCGTCATCGGGACGATCTGCAAGGACGTCCCCCTCGGCCGCGTGGACGACGTGGTGTTCGGCTACACCGTGGCCAACGACCTCACCGCCCGGGACGCCCAGCGCTCGGACCTGCAGTGGGCCCGGGCCAAGGGCTTCGACGGCGCGTGCCCGCTGGGGCCGTGGATCGAGACCGGCCTGGACTCCTCCGCCACGGAGGACCTGCGCATCACCATGGCGCTGGACGGCCGGACGGTGCAGGACGGCACCACGGCGGACATGGTCTTCGGCGTCCGGGAGATCGTGGCCGCGGCCTCCGAGGCCTTCACGCTGCTGCCCGGGGACGTCATCCTCACCGGGACGCCGGCCGGCGTCGGGACGGTCGAGGCGGGCCAGCGCACCGAGGCGAGCATCGAGGGCATCGGGACCCTGGCCAGCGTCTACCGCCGCTGA
- a CDS encoding GTPase family protein, translated as MSAASPSRRGDAVPLERKLAALEEAAGLAAGRVPEEALAGARQVVERAGQRRRLSAEHTVVGFFGATGSGKSSLFNAVTGHPLARAAATRPTTSEPLAAVWGAEGSGPLLDWLGVDRRHLLDGPAAGAELTTRWGGRRPSGGLILLDLPDFDSIAAGHREVVQRLVGQVDVLVWVVDPQKYADAALHREFLEPLAAHRAVTLVVLNQVDRLAPRDVDRVVASLRDILARDGLDRVPVHPVSATTGAGVDAVREAIAEVAAQRSAATERLLSDVRTAARALGDRDAAGVPAGVGTPAEDRLVDALAEASGAGTVVRAVERSYRLEATRRTGWPVLRWLARTRQDPLRRLGLRRGAGGANRTGTGEWSGPAPDDPRLHRTSLPERSPAQRAQADGAIRAFADAASAGAPDAWRSAARRAARSHAEALPDALDQAITATDLRAGVGSWWWHVVNVLQWLALLAAVAGAAWLGGLALAAYLQFRLPPAPDVEGFPLPTLLLLGGLLTGLLLSLLSAPLVRLAGRSRARRARRRLRASIARVTEERVVAPVREEIARYGRFREALAAASGKH; from the coding sequence ATGAGCGCCGCGTCGCCGTCCCGGCGCGGAGACGCCGTGCCCCTGGAGCGCAAGCTCGCGGCCCTCGAGGAGGCCGCGGGGCTCGCCGCGGGCCGCGTGCCGGAGGAGGCCCTCGCCGGGGCCCGGCAGGTGGTGGAGCGAGCCGGCCAGCGGCGCCGGCTCTCCGCCGAGCACACGGTGGTCGGCTTCTTCGGGGCCACCGGCTCCGGCAAGTCCAGCCTGTTCAACGCCGTCACGGGACATCCCCTCGCCCGGGCCGCCGCCACCCGGCCGACCACGTCCGAGCCCCTGGCCGCCGTGTGGGGCGCCGAGGGCTCCGGGCCCCTGCTCGACTGGCTCGGGGTGGACCGGCGGCACCTGCTGGACGGCCCGGCCGCCGGCGCCGAGCTGACCACCCGGTGGGGCGGGCGCCGTCCCTCGGGTGGCCTGATCCTGCTGGACCTGCCGGACTTCGACTCGATCGCCGCGGGACACCGGGAGGTCGTCCAGCGGCTCGTCGGCCAGGTGGACGTCCTCGTGTGGGTCGTGGACCCGCAGAAGTACGCGGACGCGGCCCTGCACCGGGAGTTCCTGGAGCCGCTCGCCGCGCACCGGGCCGTCACGCTCGTGGTGCTGAACCAGGTCGACCGGCTGGCCCCGCGGGACGTGGACCGGGTGGTGGCCTCGCTGCGGGACATCCTCGCCCGGGACGGGCTGGACCGGGTGCCCGTCCATCCCGTCTCGGCGACCACCGGGGCCGGGGTCGACGCCGTGCGGGAGGCGATCGCCGAGGTCGCCGCGCAGCGCTCCGCCGCGACCGAGCGACTGCTCTCGGACGTGCGCACCGCCGCCCGCGCGCTCGGCGACCGGGACGCGGCCGGCGTCCCGGCCGGCGTCGGGACCCCGGCCGAGGACCGGCTGGTGGACGCCCTCGCGGAGGCCTCCGGGGCCGGGACCGTGGTGCGCGCGGTCGAGCGGTCCTACCGGCTCGAGGCCACGCGCCGCACCGGGTGGCCCGTGCTGCGCTGGCTGGCCCGCACGCGCCAGGACCCGCTGCGCCGGCTGGGCCTGCGCCGGGGTGCCGGCGGGGCGAACCGGACCGGGACGGGGGAGTGGTCCGGGCCCGCGCCCGACGACCCGCGGCTGCACCGCACGTCGCTGCCCGAACGCAGCCCCGCGCAGCGCGCCCAGGCCGACGGGGCGATCCGCGCCTTCGCCGACGCCGCGAGCGCCGGGGCCCCCGACGCGTGGCGCTCCGCGGCCCGCCGGGCCGCCCGCAGCCACGCCGAGGCGCTGCCGGACGCCCTCGACCAGGCGATCACCGCCACCGACCTGCGCGCCGGGGTGGGCTCGTGGTGGTGGCACGTGGTCAACGTGCTGCAGTGGCTCGCACTGCTGGCCGCCGTGGCGGGAGCGGCCTGGCTCGGCGGCCTGGCGCTCGCCGCCTACCTGCAGTTCCGCCTGCCGCCGGCCCCGGACGTGGAGGGCTTCCCGCTGCCCACCCTGCTGCTGCTCGGCGGGCTGCTCACCGGGCTGCTGCTGTCCCTGCTGAGCGCACCCCTCGTGCGCCTCGCGGGCCGGTCCCGGGCGCGCCGGGCCCGACGCCGGCTGCGCGCCTCGATCGCGCGCGTCACCGAGGAGCGGGTCGTGGCGCCCGTCCGCGAGGAGATCGCCCGCTACGGGCGGTTCCGGGAGGCGCTGGCGGCGGCCAGCGGGAAGCACTGA
- a CDS encoding 3-isopropylmalate dehydrogenase yields the protein MERVSFPASTSAPSATGSTPGVLDLAVIGGDGIGPEVTAEALKVMRAATAQAGDPEIRATEYSLGAAHWLETGETLTDETLERLRGHDAILFGAVGADPNDTRIPSGLIERELLLRLRFTLDHGVNLRPARLYPGVPSPLAEPGDIDFVVVREGTEGPYVGNGGAIRTGTPQEIATEVSINTAFGVERVVRHAFALADSRPRRHVSLVHKHNVLVHAGHLWRRTVEAVAAEFPDVTHDYMHVDAATIYLTTDPARFDVIVTDNLFGDILTDLAAAVTGGIGLAASGNLNISGTAPSMFEPVHGSAPDIAGQQKADPTAAILSGALLLEQAGRADAAKRINEAVWADIAARGEAGSAQSGPRTTAQVGDAIAAAV from the coding sequence ATGGAACGCGTCTCCTTCCCGGCCTCCACGTCCGCCCCGTCCGCCACCGGCAGCACCCCCGGCGTCCTGGACCTCGCCGTGATCGGCGGGGACGGGATCGGCCCCGAGGTCACGGCCGAGGCGCTCAAGGTGATGCGGGCCGCCACGGCGCAGGCGGGCGACCCGGAGATCCGGGCCACCGAGTACTCCCTCGGGGCGGCCCACTGGCTCGAGACCGGCGAGACCCTCACGGACGAGACGCTGGAGCGCCTGCGCGGCCACGACGCGATCCTGTTCGGCGCGGTGGGCGCGGACCCCAACGACACCCGGATCCCCTCGGGCCTGATCGAGCGCGAGCTGCTCCTGCGCCTGCGGTTCACCCTGGACCACGGCGTGAACCTGCGCCCCGCCCGGCTGTACCCGGGGGTGCCGAGCCCGCTGGCCGAGCCCGGGGACATCGACTTCGTGGTGGTGCGCGAGGGCACCGAGGGGCCCTACGTGGGCAACGGCGGGGCGATCCGCACCGGCACGCCCCAGGAGATCGCCACCGAGGTCTCCATCAACACCGCCTTCGGCGTGGAGCGCGTGGTGCGCCACGCGTTCGCCCTGGCGGACTCGCGTCCCCGCCGGCACGTCTCGCTCGTGCACAAGCACAACGTCCTGGTGCACGCCGGGCACCTGTGGCGGCGCACCGTGGAGGCCGTGGCCGCCGAGTTCCCGGACGTCACCCACGACTACATGCACGTGGACGCGGCCACCATCTACCTGACCACGGACCCGGCCCGCTTCGACGTGATCGTCACGGACAACCTCTTCGGCGACATCCTCACGGACCTGGCCGCCGCCGTCACCGGCGGGATCGGCCTGGCGGCCTCCGGCAACCTCAACATCTCCGGCACGGCGCCGTCCATGTTCGAGCCGGTCCACGGCTCGGCCCCGGACATCGCCGGCCAGCAGAAGGCCGACCCCACCGCCGCGATCCTCTCGGGCGCGCTGCTGCTGGAGCAGGCCGGCCGGGCGGACGCCGCCAAGCGGATCAACGAGGCCGTGTGGGCGGACATCGCCGCCCGCGGCGAGGCCGGCTCGGCCCAGTCCGGCCCGCGCACGACCGCGCAGGTCGGGGACGCGATCGCCGCCGCCGTCTGA
- a CDS encoding dynamin family protein, translating into MSTPSTPSTAGAPDGERPADAPRVAAEAVDVLGRLRAELDLVSLPLAIDGAARAEAQRRAAADQLDDYVLPRYRSLDAPLLAVVGGSTGAGKSTLVNALVGYPVTRAGAIRPTTRQPILLHHPGDVEWFTTARVLPGLSRTTGHRAGAGGPVPADRAGVDPDPAATETLVLVGEPWLPAGLAVLDAPDIDSIADENRRLAAQLLSAADLWIFVTTANRYADAVPWEVLLDAAARDITVAVVLDRVPPGVEEEVAADLRALLGRRGLGGAELFVVAESPLDEDGMLPADAVRPLQDWLASIAADAGSRSAVARRTLNGVVRQLAARTESLAEAEDDQRRAAARLADDVASAYGQARQGVLSATHDGTLLRGEVLSRWQDFVGTGEFFRSLESGIGRLRDRLTAFLTGRPAPPEEVGTAIETGLHAVLVEQAAAAAEESEQRWRQDAAGRGLVEGRDLSRVPEDFPDRAAGQIRDWQQDLIRLIEAEGAGKRTAARLSALGVNGVAVTLMIVSFASTGGLLGIEVGIAGGTAVVAQKLLESIFGEDAVRRLARRSQADLAARVDALLDEDARRFTDLLEGVRPAEDTARLRALVPSLRRLAGPGPAGVGPAGTDPAGTDPAGTRPEGTGPGPDPVGPERRGERA; encoded by the coding sequence GTGAGCACACCGAGCACGCCCAGCACCGCAGGAGCACCCGACGGCGAGCGGCCGGCGGACGCGCCCCGGGTCGCCGCCGAGGCCGTGGACGTCCTCGGTCGCCTGCGCGCGGAACTGGACCTCGTCAGCCTCCCGCTCGCGATCGACGGGGCCGCGCGCGCCGAGGCGCAGCGCCGGGCCGCGGCCGACCAGCTCGACGACTACGTCCTGCCGCGCTACCGCAGCCTGGACGCGCCCCTGCTGGCCGTCGTCGGCGGCTCCACCGGGGCCGGCAAGTCCACCCTCGTCAACGCCCTCGTGGGCTACCCCGTCACGCGCGCCGGCGCCATCCGCCCCACCACGCGGCAGCCGATCCTGCTGCACCACCCGGGGGACGTGGAGTGGTTCACCACGGCCCGGGTGCTGCCGGGCCTGTCCCGGACCACCGGACACCGCGCGGGGGCCGGCGGCCCCGTGCCGGCGGACCGCGCCGGGGTGGACCCGGACCCGGCGGCCACGGAGACCCTCGTGCTCGTCGGCGAGCCGTGGCTGCCGGCGGGCCTGGCGGTGCTGGACGCCCCGGACATCGACTCGATCGCGGACGAGAACCGCCGACTGGCCGCGCAGCTGCTCTCCGCCGCCGACCTGTGGATCTTCGTCACCACCGCGAACCGCTACGCCGACGCCGTGCCGTGGGAGGTCCTGCTGGACGCCGCCGCCCGGGACATCACGGTGGCGGTCGTCCTCGACCGCGTACCCCCCGGCGTGGAGGAGGAGGTCGCCGCGGACCTGCGCGCCCTGCTGGGGCGGCGCGGCCTGGGCGGGGCCGAGCTGTTCGTGGTGGCCGAGTCCCCGCTGGACGAGGACGGCATGCTCCCCGCGGACGCGGTCCGGCCCCTGCAGGACTGGCTGGCCTCGATCGCGGCGGACGCCGGGTCCCGCTCCGCGGTGGCCCGCCGCACGCTCAACGGCGTGGTGCGGCAGCTCGCGGCGAGGACGGAGTCCCTGGCCGAGGCCGAGGACGACCAGCGCCGCGCGGCCGCCCGGCTCGCGGACGACGTGGCCTCCGCCTACGGGCAGGCCCGCCAGGGCGTCCTGTCCGCCACGCACGACGGCACGCTGCTGCGCGGGGAGGTGCTGAGCCGCTGGCAGGACTTCGTGGGCACCGGTGAGTTCTTCCGCTCCCTCGAGTCCGGGATCGGGCGGCTGCGGGACCGGCTCACGGCGTTCCTCACGGGCCGTCCCGCACCGCCGGAGGAGGTCGGCACCGCGATCGAGACGGGGCTGCACGCCGTCCTCGTGGAGCAGGCCGCCGCGGCCGCCGAGGAGTCCGAGCAGCGCTGGCGCCAGGACGCCGCCGGGCGGGGGCTGGTGGAGGGACGGGACCTGTCCCGCGTGCCGGAGGACTTCCCGGACCGCGCCGCCGGCCAGATCCGCGACTGGCAGCAGGACCTCATCCGGCTCATCGAGGCCGAGGGGGCCGGCAAGCGCACCGCGGCGCGGCTGTCCGCCCTGGGCGTGAACGGGGTGGCCGTCACCCTGATGATCGTCTCCTTCGCCTCCACCGGTGGGCTGCTCGGCATCGAGGTGGGCATCGCCGGCGGCACCGCGGTGGTGGCCCAGAAGCTGCTGGAGTCCATCTTCGGCGAGGACGCCGTGCGCCGCCTCGCCCGCCGCTCCCAGGCCGACCTCGCGGCGCGCGTGGACGCGCTGCTCGACGAGGACGCGCGCCGCTTCACGGACCTTCTGGAGGGCGTGCGACCGGCGGAGGACACCGCGCGGCTGCGCGCCCTCGTGCCGTCGCTGCGCCGGCTGGCCGGGCCCGGGCCCGCCGGCGTGGGGCCGGCCGGGACCGATCCGGCCGGGACCGATCCGGCGGGGACAAGGCCGGAGGGGACCGGGCCGGGACCGGACCCGGTCGGGCCGGAGCGCCGGGGAGAGCGGGCATGA
- a CDS encoding thiamine-monophosphate kinase, whose protein sequence is MPGCGAVVGGLGEAGVLRVLERRFATVPAAGDWPEGTVGPGDDAAVVAAPDGRFVITTDAMAQDRDFRLRWPAEASRRGARADFAAGHATGWKAAAQNLSDVNAMGATPTGILLALTMPGRTPVAWVDGLAAGIAGAVRHLGARDCRVVGGDLGSDDRITLAITATGDLGGRPPVRRTLPRGVPADRPVDLVLCGHAGWSAAGLAVLDTPRAELLERLGAGGTGSSAAPAPGPGVHRLAALAAGRQWRPRPVLGSGRVAARAGALAMMDVSDGVLKDAGRLAAANGRRVELDPEWIRAEAAVLEPLARALGADAGDWVAAGGEDYGLLAVLPAGTPPPAGFRRIGRLLLGSPGAPDGVTGAPAGGGGWDHF, encoded by the coding sequence GTGCCCGGGTGCGGGGCCGTCGTCGGCGGGCTCGGCGAGGCGGGCGTCCTGCGCGTGCTCGAGCGGCGCTTCGCGACCGTCCCGGCCGCCGGCGACTGGCCGGAGGGCACGGTGGGCCCGGGGGACGACGCCGCCGTGGTGGCCGCCCCCGACGGCCGCTTCGTCATCACCACCGACGCCATGGCGCAGGACCGGGACTTCCGGCTGCGCTGGCCCGCCGAGGCGTCCCGCCGCGGGGCCCGCGCGGACTTCGCCGCCGGCCATGCGACCGGCTGGAAGGCCGCCGCCCAGAACCTCTCGGACGTCAACGCGATGGGTGCCACGCCCACCGGGATCCTGCTGGCGCTGACCATGCCGGGGCGGACCCCCGTGGCCTGGGTCGACGGGCTGGCCGCGGGCATCGCCGGGGCCGTGCGCCACCTCGGGGCGCGGGACTGCCGGGTGGTGGGCGGGGACCTCGGCTCGGACGACCGCATCACGCTGGCCATCACGGCCACGGGCGACCTCGGCGGCCGGCCCCCCGTGCGGCGCACCCTTCCCCGCGGGGTGCCGGCGGACCGGCCGGTCGACCTCGTGCTGTGCGGGCACGCCGGCTGGTCCGCCGCCGGGCTGGCGGTCCTGGACACCCCGCGGGCGGAGCTGCTGGAGCGGCTCGGCGCCGGCGGCACGGGATCGTCGGCCGCTCCGGCCCCCGGACCCGGGGTGCACCGGCTGGCGGCGCTCGCGGCCGGTCGCCAGTGGCGGCCGCGGCCCGTGCTCGGCTCCGGCCGGGTGGCGGCCCGGGCGGGGGCGCTGGCCATGATGGACGTCTCCGACGGGGTGCTCAAGGACGCCGGTCGCCTGGCCGCCGCGAACGGCCGCCGCGTGGAACTGGACCCGGAGTGGATCCGGGCCGAGGCGGCAGTGCTGGAGCCGCTGGCGCGCGCCCTGGGGGCGGACGCCGGGGACTGGGTGGCCGCGGGCGGCGAGGACTACGGGCTGCTCGCCGTGCTGCCCGCCGGCACCCCGCCGCCAGCGGGCTTCCGCCGCATCGGGCGGCTGCTGCTCGGCTCGCCGGGGGCACCGGACGGGGTCACGGGCGCACCCGCCGGCGGGGGCGGTTGGGACCACTTCTGA